A region of Paraburkholderia largidicola DNA encodes the following proteins:
- the map gene encoding type I methionyl aminopeptidase — protein sequence MAITLKNEDDIAQMRIAGRLASEVLDYITPFVKPGVTTGELDRLCHEYMTNVQGTIPAPLNYQPPGYPPFPKAVCTSVNDVICHGIPGDKALKNGDALNIDVTVIKNGYYGDTSRMFIVGEGSIMAKRLVQATYECMWLGIEQVRPGAHLGDIGYAIQKHAEGLGYSVVREYCGHGIGQVFHDEPQVLHYGRPGTGIELQAGMIFTIEPMINAGRRDIRTMPDQWTVKTKDRSLSAQWEHTILVTPTGYEVLTVSAGTPARPQIAAAATTA from the coding sequence ATGGCTATTACGCTCAAAAACGAAGACGATATCGCGCAGATGCGCATCGCCGGACGGCTCGCGAGCGAGGTGCTCGACTACATCACGCCGTTCGTCAAACCCGGTGTGACGACGGGTGAACTCGACCGCCTTTGTCATGAATACATGACGAACGTGCAGGGCACGATTCCGGCGCCGCTGAATTACCAGCCGCCGGGCTATCCGCCGTTCCCGAAAGCCGTCTGCACGTCGGTGAACGACGTGATCTGTCACGGCATCCCCGGCGACAAGGCGCTGAAGAACGGCGACGCGCTCAATATCGACGTCACGGTCATCAAGAATGGCTATTACGGCGACACGAGCCGCATGTTCATCGTCGGCGAAGGGTCGATCATGGCGAAGCGCCTCGTCCAGGCCACGTACGAATGCATGTGGCTCGGCATCGAACAAGTGCGCCCGGGCGCGCATCTCGGCGACATCGGCTACGCGATCCAGAAACACGCCGAAGGCCTCGGCTACAGCGTCGTGCGCGAATATTGCGGCCACGGCATCGGCCAGGTTTTTCACGACGAGCCGCAGGTGCTGCACTACGGTCGCCCCGGCACGGGCATCGAACTGCAGGCGGGCATGATCTTCACGATCGAGCCGATGATCAACGCCGGCCGCCGCGATATCCGCACGATGCCCGACCAGTGGACGGTCAAGACCAAGGACCGCAGCCTGTCCGCGCAATGGGAGCACACCATTCTCGTCACGCCGACGGGCTATGAAGTGCTGACCGTTTCCGCCGGCACGCCCGCTCGCCCGCAAATCGCGGCCGCCGCCACCACGGCCTGA
- the rpsB gene encoding 30S ribosomal protein S2: MAVTMRQMLEAGVHFGHQTRFWNPKMAPFIFGHRNKIHIINLEKTLPMYNDALKYVRQLAANRGTILFVGTKRQSRDTIAEAAQRAGMPFVNARWLGGMLTNFKTLKVSIKRLKDMEAAVEAGELEKMSKKEALLFEREIAKLQKSIGGVKDMGGIPDAIFVVDVGYHKIAVTEANKLGVPVIAVVDTNHSPEGVDYVIPGNDDASKAVALYTQGVADAIIEGRANAVNEVVQAARSGDGDEFVEVNGEA; encoded by the coding sequence ATGGCAGTTACCATGCGTCAAATGCTGGAAGCCGGTGTCCACTTCGGTCACCAGACTCGCTTCTGGAACCCCAAGATGGCCCCCTTCATTTTCGGCCATCGCAACAAGATTCACATCATCAACCTCGAAAAGACGCTGCCGATGTACAACGACGCGCTGAAGTACGTGCGTCAACTGGCAGCGAACCGCGGCACGATCCTGTTCGTGGGCACGAAGCGTCAATCGCGCGACACGATCGCTGAAGCAGCGCAACGCGCAGGTATGCCGTTCGTCAACGCACGCTGGCTCGGCGGCATGCTGACCAACTTCAAGACGCTGAAGGTTTCGATCAAGCGCCTGAAGGACATGGAAGCAGCGGTCGAGGCAGGCGAGCTCGAGAAGATGAGCAAGAAGGAAGCGCTGCTGTTCGAACGCGAAATCGCCAAGCTGCAAAAGTCGATCGGCGGCGTGAAGGATATGGGCGGCATTCCTGACGCAATCTTCGTCGTCGACGTCGGCTATCACAAGATCGCCGTGACGGAAGCGAACAAGCTGGGCGTGCCCGTCATCGCCGTGGTCGATACGAACCACTCGCCGGAAGGCGTGGATTACGTGATCCCGGGTAACGACGACGCCAGCAAGGCTGTCGCTCTGTACACGCAAGGCGTGGCTGACGCGATCATCGAAGGCCGTGCGAATGCGGTCAACGAAGTCGTGCAAGCTGCCCGCAGCGGTGACGGCGACGAGTTCGTCGAGGTCAACGGGGAAGCGTAA
- a CDS encoding cell division protein ZipA C-terminal FtsZ-binding domain-containing protein — protein MDELTLGLIGAGAVVVGGVVVYNAWQSAKVRRRMPRPMPADAADPLVRDDQMEQSPFIEPARPTTRRESAAGEQAEAARVEPTFGGAAPLDTPADIQAENTSPNGFPEDEETAQPAADVPADDERNEPILPAATTISSAPPAIVDRRIDCIVPIKLSSPVAGDKVLPLAQRLRRAGSKPVHIEGKPEGGGAWELLQNGVRYEDLRAAAQLANRSGPLNELEFSEFVTGVQQFADALDASPEFPDMMETVSMARELDGFAAQCDAQLSINVLSDGAPWSANYVQAVASQDGLLLSRDGTRFVKLDVKQSPVFMLQFGDTNFLRDDLTYKGGQMITLVLDVPVADEDILPFRLMCDYAKSLAERIGGRVVDDGRRPLPESALLAIEQQLMTLYAKLEQAGIPAGSPATRRLFSQ, from the coding sequence ATGGACGAGTTGACACTCGGGTTGATTGGCGCGGGCGCCGTGGTGGTCGGGGGAGTGGTGGTCTACAACGCGTGGCAGAGCGCGAAGGTGCGCCGCAGGATGCCGCGGCCGATGCCCGCCGATGCGGCGGACCCGCTCGTCCGGGACGATCAGATGGAGCAAAGCCCGTTCATCGAGCCGGCGCGCCCGACGACGCGGCGCGAATCCGCGGCGGGCGAGCAGGCCGAAGCCGCGCGCGTGGAGCCGACTTTCGGCGGCGCCGCGCCGCTCGACACGCCGGCGGATATCCAGGCTGAGAACACGTCGCCGAACGGTTTCCCTGAAGATGAAGAGACCGCGCAGCCGGCAGCCGACGTGCCTGCCGACGACGAGCGCAACGAGCCGATTCTGCCTGCCGCCACGACGATCTCGTCGGCGCCGCCGGCCATCGTCGATCGCCGGATCGACTGCATCGTGCCGATCAAACTGTCGTCGCCGGTTGCCGGCGACAAGGTGTTGCCGCTTGCGCAGCGTCTGCGCCGTGCGGGCAGCAAGCCGGTGCATATCGAAGGCAAGCCGGAAGGCGGCGGCGCGTGGGAGCTGCTGCAAAACGGCGTGCGCTACGAAGACCTGCGCGCGGCCGCGCAGCTTGCAAACCGCAGCGGTCCGCTCAACGAACTGGAATTCTCCGAGTTCGTCACGGGTGTCCAGCAATTCGCCGACGCGCTCGACGCATCGCCGGAGTTTCCGGACATGATGGAAACGGTGTCGATGGCGCGTGAACTCGACGGCTTTGCGGCGCAATGCGACGCGCAACTGTCGATCAACGTGCTGTCCGATGGCGCGCCCTGGTCGGCGAACTACGTGCAGGCCGTCGCGTCGCAAGACGGGCTGCTGCTGTCGCGCGACGGCACGCGCTTCGTCAAGCTCGACGTGAAGCAAAGCCCCGTATTCATGCTGCAGTTCGGCGACACCAACTTCCTGCGCGACGATCTGACCTACAAGGGCGGTCAGATGATCACGCTGGTGCTCGACGTGCCCGTCGCTGACGAAGACATTCTGCCGTTCCGCCTGATGTGCGATTACGCGAAGTCGCTGGCCGAGCGCATCGGCGGGCGGGTGGTCGACGATGGCCGCCGGCCGCTGCCGGAAAGCGCGCTGCTCGCGATCGAGCAGCAGTTGATGACGCTTTACGCCAAGCTCGAACAGGCGGGCATTCCGGCTGGCTCACCTGCGACGCGGCGACTGTTCAGTCAGTAA
- a CDS encoding pseudouridine synthase has product MRVKLTAKHPRPSSSERTPVRPGSTNARKPTRPAAPAKGASSTGPRSGAGSTGAGAARRGAAASGETPRRAASKTAGGPGERRGPSAGARDGASPRSGDRPARAAGAGSRERSGSGSFERRPAGDRPARKEGAAASGGFRRDAGDRTERRTPSDRPSRGAASAGAGDRAPRFSRDDDTRRAPRAPREGDERRSAPRFSRDDDARRAPRAPREGDERRSAPRFSRDDDARRAPRAPREGDERRSAPRFSRDDDARRAPRAPREGDERRSAPRFSRDDDARRAPRAPREGDERRSAPRFSRDGDARPAPRTPRDGDERRSAPRFSRDGDARPAPRAPRDGDERRSAPRFSRDGDARPAPRTPRDGEERRSAPRAPRTADGAPRRSRSDDTEARTERTYAKPVKSAYANRTDDAPPKAAPRAAKAKRDPRSLDDSFDRPPQFDRAAPKPARKARPEAAPRHRDEGEFNDAPGNLRLSKLMSELGLCSRREADEWIEKGWVTVDGVVIDTLGTKVRPDADIQIDPAAQAMQMKLVTILVHKPVGFVSGQAEDGYEPAVTLVKPENHWDGDHTDIRFSVAHLRQLAPAGRLDIDSTGLLVLTQDGRVAKQLIGGHSEIDKEYLVRVAYGDVETDVENHFPPESLAQLRHGLELDGVPLKPAMVSWQNGEQLRFVLREGKKRQIRRMCELVGLHVVGLKRVRMGHVMLGALPPGQWRYLGPDESF; this is encoded by the coding sequence ATGCGAGTCAAACTGACAGCCAAGCATCCGCGGCCGAGCTCGTCCGAGCGCACCCCTGTGCGCCCGGGCAGCACGAACGCACGCAAGCCGACGCGGCCTGCCGCCCCAGCCAAAGGCGCTTCTTCGACGGGGCCGCGCAGCGGCGCCGGTTCCACGGGCGCAGGCGCTGCGCGCCGAGGCGCGGCAGCTAGCGGGGAAACACCGAGGCGCGCTGCGAGCAAGACGGCGGGCGGCCCGGGCGAGCGGCGCGGACCATCGGCGGGTGCACGTGACGGCGCGTCGCCGCGTTCCGGCGACCGGCCCGCTCGCGCAGCGGGCGCGGGTTCGCGCGAACGGAGCGGTTCCGGTTCGTTCGAACGACGTCCGGCGGGCGACCGTCCGGCGCGAAAAGAAGGCGCTGCCGCGAGCGGCGGCTTCCGTCGTGACGCAGGCGATCGGACCGAGCGACGCACGCCGTCGGATCGTCCTTCACGTGGTGCCGCTTCGGCGGGCGCAGGGGATCGCGCTCCGCGCTTTTCCCGCGACGACGATACGCGCCGTGCGCCTCGCGCTCCGCGTGAAGGCGACGAACGCCGCAGTGCGCCGCGTTTCTCTCGTGACGACGATGCGCGCCGTGCTCCTCGCGCTCCGCGTGAGGGTGACGAACGGCGTAGTGCACCGCGCTTCTCTCGTGACGACGATGCGCGCCGTGCTCCTCGCGCTCCGCGCGAAGGCGACGAACGCCGCAGTGCGCCGCGTTTCTCTCGTGACGACGATGCGCGCCGTGCTCCTCGCGCTCCGCGTGAGGGTGACGAACGGCGTAGTGCACCGCGCTTCTCTCGTGACGACGACGCGCGCCGTGCTCCTCGCGCTCCGCGTGAAGGCGACGAACGCCGCAGTGCACCGCGCTTCTCCCGCGACGGCGATGCACGCCCCGCCCCACGCACCCCGCGTGACGGTGACGAACGCCGTAGTGCACCGCGCTTCTCCCGCGACGGCGATGCACGTCCGGCTCCCCGCGCCCCGCGTGACGGCGACGAGCGCCGCAGCGCACCGCGCTTCTCCCGCGACGGCGATGCACGTCCCGCGCCACGCACCCCGCGTGACGGTGAAGAACGCCGTAGTGCGCCACGCGCACCGCGCACCGCAGACGGCGCGCCGCGCCGTAGCCGCAGCGACGACACGGAAGCCCGCACCGAACGCACCTACGCAAAGCCCGTCAAGAGCGCCTATGCGAACCGCACCGACGACGCACCGCCCAAGGCAGCGCCGCGCGCAGCGAAGGCAAAACGCGACCCGCGCTCGCTCGACGACAGCTTCGACCGCCCACCCCAGTTCGACCGCGCTGCCCCGAAACCGGCGCGCAAGGCTCGCCCGGAGGCCGCCCCGCGCCATCGCGACGAGGGCGAATTCAACGACGCCCCCGGCAATCTGCGCCTGTCGAAGCTGATGTCCGAGCTAGGCCTGTGCTCGCGCCGCGAAGCAGACGAATGGATCGAAAAAGGCTGGGTGACCGTCGACGGCGTCGTCATCGATACGCTCGGCACGAAGGTTCGCCCCGATGCCGATATCCAGATCGATCCCGCCGCGCAGGCCATGCAGATGAAGCTGGTGACGATCCTCGTGCACAAGCCGGTCGGCTTCGTATCGGGCCAGGCGGAAGACGGCTACGAGCCGGCCGTCACGCTCGTCAAACCCGAGAATCATTGGGACGGCGACCACACGGACATCCGCTTCTCGGTTGCGCATCTGCGTCAGCTGGCGCCAGCGGGTCGCCTCGATATCGATTCGACGGGGCTGCTGGTGCTCACGCAGGACGGTCGCGTCGCGAAGCAGCTGATCGGCGGCCATTCGGAAATCGACAAGGAATATCTGGTGCGCGTCGCGTACGGCGACGTGGAAACGGACGTCGAGAACCATTTCCCACCGGAAAGTCTCGCGCAACTGCGCCACGGCCTCGAACTCGACGGCGTGCCGCTCAAACCCGCGATGGTCAGCTGGCAGAACGGCGAGCAACTGCGCTTCGTGCTGCGCGAAGGCAAGAAGCGCCAGATTCGCCGCATGTGCGAACTGGTCGGACTGCACGTCGTGGGCCTCAAGCGCGTGCGGATGGGTCACGTCATGCTCGGCGCATTGCCGCCCGGACAGTGGCGCTATCTCGGTCCGGACGAGTCGTTCTGA
- a CDS encoding [protein-PII] uridylyltransferase, translating into MSSVHAVALSDATSLKADYKVAKTPLLDRFKTATNVDTLMHALARITDDALRGAWAACELPASLALLAVGGYGRGELAPHSDIDILVLLPDEPVVHLEARIERFIGLAWDLGLELGSSVRTVSQCIEEAANDVTVQTSLLEARRIVGSTALFESFSLRYRDALDPRAFFQAKVLEMRQRHAKFQDTPYALEPNVKESPGGLRDLQLILWITQAAGFGSSWRELDARGLITDREARELRRNEGFLKTLRARLHVLAGRRQDILVFDLQNPLAESFGFKATSTRRASEQLMRRYYWAAKAVTQLSTILIQNIEAQLFPSTSGITRVLSDRFVEKQGMLEISSDDVFEREPNAILEAFLLYEETPGVKGLSARTLRALYNARDKMDHRWRRDPENRRLFMEILKQPQGVTHAMRLMNQTSVLGRYLLNFRRIVGQMQHDLYHVYTVDQHILMVLRNMRRFAVAEHAHEYPFCSQLIVNFERPYVLYVAALFHDIAKGRGGDHSTLGMADARRFCREHDISADDTALIVWLVQHHLTMSQVAQKQDTSDPEVIKRFADLVGTERRLTALYLLTVADIRGTSPKVWNTWKGKLLEDLYRATLAVLGGARPDAHSELKQRQEEALALLRLETVPENAHRALWDKLDVGYFLRHDAADIAWQTRVLHRHVETETPIVRARPSPIGEALQVLVYVKDRPDLFAGICAYFDRNSLSVLDARVSTTRHGYALDNFLVAHTERDVHYRDIANLVEQELAERLRAEGTLLPDPSKGRLSRLSRTFPVTPRVDLRADERGQYYILSVSANDRPGLLYSIARVLAEHRVGVHAARINTLGERVEDVFLLDGHGLSDNRRQIQVETELLRAIAV; encoded by the coding sequence ATGAGTAGCGTTCACGCTGTCGCCCTTTCCGATGCCACGTCTCTCAAGGCGGACTACAAGGTGGCCAAGACCCCGCTGCTCGATCGCTTCAAGACCGCGACCAACGTCGACACGCTGATGCACGCGCTCGCGCGCATCACGGACGACGCGCTGCGCGGCGCGTGGGCCGCGTGCGAGCTGCCCGCGTCGCTGGCGCTGCTGGCCGTCGGCGGGTACGGGCGCGGCGAACTCGCACCCCACTCCGACATCGACATCCTGGTGCTGCTGCCGGACGAGCCCGTGGTGCATCTCGAAGCGCGCATCGAGCGCTTCATCGGGCTCGCGTGGGATCTGGGGCTGGAACTGGGCAGCAGCGTGCGCACGGTCTCGCAATGCATCGAAGAAGCGGCAAACGACGTCACCGTGCAGACTTCGCTGCTCGAAGCACGACGCATCGTCGGCAGCACGGCGCTGTTTGAGAGTTTTTCGCTGCGCTATCGCGATGCGCTCGATCCTCGCGCGTTCTTTCAGGCGAAAGTCCTGGAAATGCGCCAGCGTCACGCGAAATTCCAGGACACGCCTTACGCGCTCGAACCGAACGTCAAGGAAAGTCCGGGCGGCCTGCGCGACCTTCAGCTGATTCTGTGGATTACCCAGGCTGCCGGCTTCGGCAGCAGCTGGCGCGAACTGGATGCGCGCGGCCTGATCACCGACCGCGAAGCGCGCGAACTGCGCCGCAACGAGGGCTTTCTGAAAACGCTGCGCGCGCGTCTGCATGTGCTGGCGGGGCGTCGTCAGGACATTCTGGTGTTCGACCTGCAGAATCCGCTCGCCGAGAGCTTCGGCTTCAAGGCCACTTCTACGCGCCGCGCCAGCGAACAGCTGATGCGCCGTTACTACTGGGCCGCCAAAGCCGTCACGCAGCTGTCGACCATTCTGATTCAGAACATCGAAGCGCAGCTTTTTCCTAGCACAAGCGGTATTACGCGCGTTCTGTCCGATCGTTTCGTTGAGAAACAGGGCATGCTGGAAATCTCCAGCGACGACGTTTTCGAGCGCGAGCCGAACGCGATTCTAGAAGCCTTTCTGCTGTACGAAGAGACGCCCGGCGTCAAAGGCTTGTCGGCGCGCACGCTGCGCGCGCTGTACAACGCGCGCGACAAAATGGACCACCGCTGGCGGCGCGATCCGGAAAACCGGCGCCTCTTCATGGAAATCCTCAAGCAGCCGCAAGGCGTCACGCACGCGATGCGTCTGATGAACCAGACGAGCGTGCTGGGGCGTTATCTGCTGAACTTCCGCCGCATCGTCGGACAGATGCAGCACGATCTGTATCACGTCTATACCGTCGACCAGCACATTCTGATGGTGCTTCGGAACATGCGGCGCTTCGCAGTGGCCGAGCACGCGCACGAATACCCGTTCTGCAGCCAGCTGATCGTGAATTTCGAGCGGCCGTACGTGCTGTACGTAGCAGCGCTCTTTCACGACATCGCGAAGGGACGTGGCGGCGATCACTCCACGCTGGGCATGGCCGACGCGCGCCGCTTCTGCCGCGAGCACGACATTTCCGCCGACGACACGGCGCTGATCGTCTGGCTCGTCCAGCATCACCTGACGATGAGCCAGGTCGCGCAGAAGCAGGACACGAGCGACCCGGAAGTGATCAAGCGCTTCGCCGATCTGGTCGGCACCGAGCGGCGCCTGACGGCGCTGTATCTGCTGACGGTGGCCGACATTCGCGGCACCAGCCCGAAAGTCTGGAATACGTGGAAAGGCAAGCTGCTCGAAGACCTGTACCGCGCGACGCTTGCCGTGCTCGGCGGCGCCCGCCCGGACGCGCATTCGGAACTCAAGCAGCGTCAGGAAGAAGCACTCGCGCTGCTGCGGCTCGAAACGGTGCCCGAGAACGCGCACCGGGCGCTGTGGGACAAGCTCGACGTCGGCTACTTCCTGCGCCACGACGCCGCCGACATCGCCTGGCAAACGCGCGTGCTGCATCGCCACGTCGAGACCGAGACGCCGATCGTGCGCGCGCGACCCTCGCCCATCGGCGAGGCGCTGCAGGTGCTCGTCTACGTGAAGGACCGCCCCGATCTGTTCGCGGGCATCTGCGCATATTTCGACCGCAATTCGCTGTCCGTGCTCGATGCACGTGTGAGCACCACCCGACACGGCTATGCGCTCGACAACTTTCTCGTTGCGCATACCGAGCGGGACGTCCACTATCGCGACATCGCCAACCTCGTCGAACAGGAACTGGCGGAGCGTCTGAGGGCGGAAGGCACGCTGTTGCCGGACCCGTCCAAAGGCCGACTGTCGCGCCTGTCGCGCACGTTCCCCGTAACGCCGCGCGTCGACCTGCGGGCCGACGAGCGCGGCCAGTATTACATCCTGTCCGTGTCGGCCAACGACCGGCCGGGCCTTCTTTATTCGATCGCGCGCGTGCTGGCCGAGCACCGGGTCGGCGTCCATGCGGCGCGGATCAATACACTCGGCGAACGCGTCGAGGACGTGTTCCTACTCGATGGACACGGCCTCTCTGACAACCGACGACAAATCCAGGTCGAAACGGAGCTGCTGCGCGCGATCGCAGTGTGA
- the def gene encoding peptide deformylase → MIHEILKMGDPRLLRIAKPVDHFDTPELHELVRDMFETMHDANGAGLAAPQIGVDLQVVIFGFGHNERYPDAPSVPETVLINPTITPVSLDTEEGWEGCLSVPGLRGAVSRLSMIRYHGFDQFGKPIDRVAEGFHARVVQHECDHLIGKLYPMRITDFSKFGFTEVLFPDLDPKSDD, encoded by the coding sequence ATGATTCACGAAATCCTCAAGATGGGCGATCCGCGCCTGCTGCGCATCGCCAAGCCGGTCGATCATTTCGACACGCCCGAACTGCACGAACTCGTCCGGGACATGTTCGAGACGATGCATGACGCCAATGGCGCCGGGCTCGCCGCGCCGCAGATCGGCGTCGATCTTCAGGTCGTCATCTTCGGTTTCGGCCATAACGAGCGTTATCCCGACGCGCCTTCCGTGCCGGAAACAGTGCTGATCAATCCGACCATCACGCCCGTTTCGCTGGATACGGAAGAGGGCTGGGAAGGCTGCTTGTCGGTGCCGGGCTTGCGCGGCGCGGTGAGCCGTCTTTCGATGATCCGCTATCACGGCTTCGATCAGTTCGGCAAACCGATCGATCGCGTCGCCGAGGGCTTCCATGCGCGCGTCGTCCAGCACGAGTGCGATCACCTGATCGGCAAGCTGTATCCGATGCGGATCACGGATTTTTCCAAGTTCGGCTTTACCGAGGTGCTGTTTCCTGACCTCGATCCGAAATCGGACGATTGA
- the ligA gene encoding NAD-dependent DNA ligase LigA, with amino-acid sequence MARTNVPDPATGAPAERALWLRAELERANHAYYVLDQPDLPDAEYDKLFKELQQVESEHPDLITPDSPTQRVGGEVASGFQPVVHDMPMLSLNNGFSDEDIAAFDKRVSDALHEASVDFACELKFDGLAISLRYVDGQFTQASTRGDGATGEDVTENVRTIRSIPLKLKGKRVPKLLDVRGEVLMFKRDFDKLNQRQRDAEQREFANPRNAAAGSLRQLDSRITAQRPLSFFAYGIGVLDGIEMPATHSELLDWYHEMGLPVNSERAVVQGAEGLLGFFRKVGEKRDKLPYDIDGVVYKVNRRDQQDALGFVSRAPRFALAHKFPAQEALTKLLAIDVQVGRTGAITPVARLEPVFVGGATVTNATLHNEDEVRRKDIRIGDTVIVRRAGDVIPEVVGALLDRRPAGAHEFVMPTQCPVCGSAIERLPDEAIARCSGGLFCPAQRKQALWHFAQRRALDIDGLGEKIIDQLVELNLVRTPADLFNLGFATLAELDRFAEKSAQNLIDSLEKAKHTTLARFIYALGIRHVGESTAKDLAKHFGSLTPIMDASVEELLEVNDVGPIVAEAIHQFFAEEHNRTVIEQLRAPGKVTWTEGPPAPKAPQGVLAGKTVVLTGTLPNMGRDEAKELLEAAGAKVAGSVSKKTDYVVAGAEAGSKLAKAEELGIPVLDEDGMRKLLEGQTT; translated from the coding sequence ATGGCCCGAACCAACGTCCCTGATCCAGCAACCGGCGCCCCCGCCGAGCGCGCGTTGTGGCTGCGCGCCGAACTCGAGCGTGCGAACCACGCGTACTACGTGCTCGACCAGCCGGACTTGCCCGACGCGGAATACGACAAGCTGTTCAAGGAATTGCAGCAGGTCGAAAGCGAGCATCCGGATCTGATCACGCCGGATTCGCCCACGCAGCGGGTCGGCGGCGAAGTGGCGAGCGGCTTTCAGCCCGTCGTGCACGATATGCCGATGCTGTCGCTGAACAACGGTTTTTCGGACGAAGACATCGCTGCTTTCGACAAGCGGGTGTCGGACGCGCTGCACGAGGCGAGCGTCGACTTCGCGTGTGAACTGAAGTTCGACGGCCTGGCCATCTCGCTGCGCTATGTGGACGGCCAGTTCACGCAGGCCTCAACGCGTGGCGACGGCGCGACGGGCGAGGACGTGACGGAGAACGTGCGCACCATCCGCTCGATACCTCTAAAGCTCAAGGGCAAGCGCGTGCCGAAGCTGCTCGACGTGCGCGGCGAAGTGCTGATGTTCAAGCGCGATTTCGACAAGCTGAACCAGCGTCAGCGCGACGCGGAGCAGCGCGAGTTCGCGAACCCGCGCAACGCGGCGGCGGGCAGCTTGCGGCAACTCGATTCGAGGATCACCGCGCAGCGGCCGTTGTCGTTCTTCGCGTACGGGATCGGCGTGCTCGACGGCATCGAGATGCCGGCCACGCACAGCGAGCTGCTCGACTGGTATCACGAGATGGGTTTGCCCGTGAACAGCGAGCGCGCCGTCGTGCAGGGCGCCGAGGGGCTGCTTGGCTTCTTCCGTAAGGTGGGCGAGAAGCGCGACAAGCTGCCTTATGACATCGACGGCGTCGTCTATAAAGTGAACCGCCGCGACCAGCAGGATGCGCTGGGCTTCGTGTCACGCGCGCCGCGCTTTGCGCTCGCGCACAAGTTCCCGGCGCAGGAAGCGTTGACGAAGCTCCTCGCCATCGACGTGCAGGTTGGACGCACGGGCGCGATCACGCCCGTCGCGCGGCTCGAGCCCGTGTTCGTCGGCGGCGCCACCGTGACGAACGCGACGCTGCATAACGAGGACGAAGTGCGTCGCAAGGACATCCGCATCGGCGACACCGTGATCGTGCGGCGTGCCGGCGACGTGATTCCCGAGGTGGTCGGCGCGCTGCTCGACCGGCGTCCGGCCGGCGCGCACGAGTTCGTGATGCCGACGCAATGCCCCGTATGCGGTTCCGCAATCGAACGTCTGCCGGACGAAGCGATCGCGCGCTGCTCGGGCGGCCTGTTCTGTCCGGCGCAGCGCAAGCAGGCGCTGTGGCACTTCGCGCAGCGCCGCGCTCTGGATATCGACGGCTTGGGCGAAAAGATCATCGATCAACTCGTTGAACTGAATCTGGTGCGAACTCCAGCGGATCTCTTCAACCTGGGCTTTGCGACACTCGCCGAACTCGACCGTTTCGCGGAGAAGTCCGCGCAGAACCTCATCGACTCGCTCGAAAAGGCCAAGCACACCACGCTTGCGCGCTTCATCTACGCGCTCGGCATCCGGCATGTCGGCGAATCGACCGCGAAGGATCTCGCAAAGCACTTCGGCTCGCTCACGCCGATCATGGACGCGTCGGTCGAAGAGCTGCTCGAAGTGAACGATGTCGGTCCCATCGTCGCCGAGGCGATCCATCAGTTCTTTGCCGAGGAGCACAACCGAACGGTCATCGAGCAGTTGCGTGCGCCCGGCAAGGTGACATGGACGGAAGGGCCGCCCGCGCCGAAGGCGCCACAGGGCGTGCTGGCGGGCAAGACGGTCGTGCTGACGGGCACGCTGCCCAACATGGGTCGCGACGAAGCGAAGGAGTTGCTGGAGGCGGCCGGCGCGAAGGTGGCCGGTTCGGTGTCGAAGAAGACCGATTACGTGGTGGCGGGTGCCGAAGCGGGCAGCAAGCTCGCAAAGGCCGAGGAACTCGGCATCCCCGTGCTCGACGAAGATGGTATGCGTAAGCTCCTGGAGGGGCAGACAACATGA